Proteins encoded in a region of the Neodiprion virginianus isolate iyNeoVirg1 chromosome 2, iyNeoVirg1.1, whole genome shotgun sequence genome:
- the LOC124297996 gene encoding dynein axonemal heavy chain 3 isoform X2: MISQSKNKAHPCSRKPCMTVRVEPVLGTNELKLTPDSSEICRSICYCFERIIKIGDAIPKIEGLLFPEIHIKSFMSPVQLLEPAIQETIDEALNTFKANINGPHKYLKMYDDFLYILDGQAEHDLESYFALDPLPALREFGHRIEGYDTLIRQVFLFRNKIPLNIVELDCTELNETLRSVLRSLRTKICNHFYAELRANNQELCTVFEEIADKVSEMPETTQEVIDLFNYLSESRDCTMFNLRSKSAHSVELILFLIDYQPPTNDEIILNTRTLTWPKEMEAVMELANTRLNLRKEFVEGVLRIRRDNFETRIHNVQNAIDQFKKKDPPVLTMDEMESGTEEIEEISKQMAEIRKEAEEINREEALLDMELSPYMILPTMSSTVDVFDRLWHTITNFHKNYEKWYYGPFKDLDAEEVREETENSWRTLYKLSRLLTDTPGARRIAEMVRGKVEKFKQFIPLLQTICNPGLQQRHWEQISQAVEIKIIPNASSSLGEMVDFGLPVYINRLEEISMSATKEYGLEKNLQKMQDEWSEVYFDLTPYRETGVHILSAVDDIQMLLDDHILKAQTMRGSPYVKAFEHVMQAWEEKLMSMQDIIDQWLYYQATWMYLEPIFSSEDIMRQMPTEAKNFRVVDKIWRQIMTYVASNRKVTVATSMPDMLKQFKSGNTLLDEIQKRLNDYLEKKRLFFPRFFFLSNDELLEILSETKDPQRVQPHLKKCFEGISKLRFTKEQEIIGMLSDEDEYVPMSTKIFPADAKGLVEKWLSQVEKLMKVSLRDVSQDSIAAYFNTVREVWILSWPGQIVLCGSQVHWTSEVCESFEANSVPAYLAQCSSQIDKTVGLVRGKLEPGARITLNALIVIDVHARDVVKLLVEKKVTSVTDFNWISQLRYYWIDDSITVSMITTEVAYAYEYLGNSPRLVITPLTDRCYRTLMGALKLYLGGAPEGPAGTGKTETSKDLAKAVAKQCVVFNCSDGLDYKAMGKFFKGLAQSGAWSCFDEFNRIELEVLSVIAQQILTIQMAVGLHLEKFIFEGTEIKLDPTCNIFITMNPGYAGRQELPDNLKVLFRTVAMMVPDYGMIGEITLYSYGFIDARSLAEKIVHTYKLCSEQLSSQCHYDYGMRAVKTVLLAAGNLKLKYTSQNESILVLRAIVDVNLPKFLAQDVPLFNGIYSDLFPGIDLPQPDRVELIDLLKVNCQKRNLQATDWFIEKVIQIYEMILVRHGLMIVGEPMGGKTQAYQSLADSLGDLSTMRRATMREFRTVYRIINPKAITMGQLYGSFDPISHEWSDGVLANTFREYAQSLSIERKWILFDGPVDAVWIENMNTVLDDNKKLCLMSGEIIQMSNRMNLIFEPADLEQASPATVSRCGMIYMEPSQLGWHPFFESYKKHLKEKLLTEQFGLLVELVEWLTQSIFDFVRLNCKTFIETSELHMFHSFTRMLTTMLEGEGQVSTVWLQCTLLFSMIWGMCPTLVNDSRKLFDIFLRKLLDGGIEENPKPKAFKLTKQQLFPDKGTVFDWVYDKKNNGTWISWADTTTQVQMAPNAKVGELIIQTNEMCMQRFFLSCLLPREIPLLFVGPTGTGKSAIVLNYLVSLAKEKFTQNAINFSARTSAFQTQEIVMSKLDRRRKGVYGPTMGKQCVLFVDDLSMPQKEVYGAQPPIELLRQWIDHGYWFDPKDTTILYLVDILMIAAMIPPGGGSNVVTSRLTRHMHIIGIDSFDDSTMTKIFTSILDWHLAKGFDSNVARLGKMVVAATIDLFHDAIENFLPTPAKSHYTFSLRDFSRVIRGIVLVPSSRMKDPDKMVRLWIHEAYRVFYDRLIDDNDRETLFKLVKNACYQQLRQSVDKVLGHFLEEDEKIITNSHIRKLFFGNYMEPDVESKIYDEVVNEEDLQEKMEYYLTEYNIMAKTPMSLVLFRYAIEHISRISRILLQDNGHALLVGIGGSGRSSCARLATFMCEYLLYQVEMTRTYGRSDWRDDLKALLLSAGGDGKITVFLFGDNQIKDESFVEDINMILNTGDVPNLYASDEKAEILEKMMNTTREGTGKKMETTPMALYNFFIERVKNNLHVVLTMSPIGDAFRNRLRMFPSLINCCTIDWYTAWPEDALEKVAKMFLKDLDITSELREKSVLICKRFHTSVQTASEDYFVTQRRKNYVTPTSFLELIKSIHKLYGQKIEQITLQQNRYEVGLDKLDFAAAQVGVMQEELHALQPKLLAQSQLSDKLMIRVEQDTVTVEAKKEVVAADEALANEAAAAAQAIKDDCESDLAEATPALEAALSALNTLKPSDIVIVKSMKNPPAGVRLVMEAVCVLKGVKPVPVQDPTTGGIVDDYWAASIKMLGDMKFLESLKTFNKDNIPTANIKKIREKYMNDRAFVPEVIKKSSTACEGLCKWVRAMEVYDRVIKVVAPKKAMLAEAEGELLAQLETLNAKRALLQEVTDKLQSLNDEFAECMREKKKLEDLIDHCMQKLDRAEKLLGGLGGEKTRWSETAAALGESLGSVIGDVILGSGIIAYLGAFTIEYRNSLIKQWHESCSKLRIPCDLDFGLVKILGEPVEIRAWMIHGLPADTFSVENAIIVKNANRWPLMIDPQGQANKWVKNMEKQNKLNIIKLTDPNYVRIMELAIQYGNPVLLENILEEIDAILEPVLVKNIYKQQGVTYMKFGENVIEYHTDFRFYITTRLRNPHYLPEVAVKVSLLNFMITPQGLQDQLLGIVVAKDLPVLEEKKNQLIIEGANNKRILKEIEDKILEVLSTSEGNILEDETAVKILSSSKVLSAEIQAKQAAAMKTTLEIDDARNKYKPVSFHGAVLFFCISELANIDPMYQYSLAWFIHLYTMAILNSEKSVELNTRMKNLNTYFTASIYRNVCRSLFEKDKLIFSFVLCIGLMRADNKVEEDLWVFLLTGGVTLQNPYKNPAPSWLSEKSWSEVVRSSRLTGLGEFQSSVENRTSDWKAFYDLADPQDHPLPSPFTNEVHTLSKLVILRCIRPDKIVSAVQTFITHHMGQSFIEPPPFDLQDSYNDSSNISPLVFILSPGSDPMAGLIKFAEDRGIQTKNLMTISLGQGQGPIAAGMINKGIKNGEWVVLQNCHLAESWMKELDRICDEVIIPENTHPKFRIWLTSYPSKAFPVSILQNGVKMTNEAPKGLKQNLLRSYLNDPISDMKFFNNCYKISEWRTLLFSLCFFHAVVQERRKFGPLGWNIPYEFNESDLRISVLQLQMFLNEYQEVPFEALLYLTGECNYGGRVTDDKDRRLMSSLLQNYYCEAALKDPEYSFSASGMYHLPPNTDMAGCLQYIRSLPINQLPEVYGLHANADITKDNKETSQLLAGVLLTQTQISGGTGDGDTGEMVINLAETILSSMPPQFDVEYVARKYPVLYSNSMNTVLRQELIRFNRLTEVIKSTLKNVQKAIRGQVVMSESLEEVYINMNIGKVPACWDKKSYPSLKPLGSYITDLLARLEFLQKWIENDAPVVFWLSGFFFTQSFLTGVLQNFARKHKIPIDHLDFEFKVTKFEKSTDEPPSYGVYTQGLFLEGARWDRKLMALNESLAKIMFDVVPIIWLMPGKKIEFKELPVYHCPVYKTSARRGVLATTGHSSNFVMYILLTSNHPETHWINRGVACLCQLDD; encoded by the exons ATGATTTCACAG TCAAAGAATAAGGCTCACCCTTGTTCTAGGAAACCTTGTATGACGGTGCGTGTTGAGCCTGTATTGGGTACGAATGAATTGAAGTTAACACCCGATTCATCTGAGATATGTCGATCCATCTGCTATTGCTTTGAGCGAATAATCAAAATTGGCGATGCTATACCCAAGATTGAAGGTCTCTTGTTTCCCGAAATACACATCAAGTCATTCATGTCGCCTGTTCAGCTTCTAGAACCAGCT ATCCAAGAAACAATCGACGAAGCTTTAAATACCTTCAAAGCAAATATAAACGGGCCacacaaatatttaaaaatgtacGACGATTTTCTATACATTCTTGATGGTCAGGCCGAGCATGACTTGGAAAGCTACTTTGCTCTTGATCCATTGCCAGCATTGCGCGAATTTGGTCACAGAATTGAGGGCTATGACACTTTAATACGCCAAGTATTTCTTTTTAGGAATAAA atACCATTGAACATTGTAGAATTGGATTGTACAGAACTTAATGAAACACTTAGATCTGTGTTGCGCAGTCTTCGGACGAAAATATGTAATCATTTTTATGCAGAGTTACGTGCCAATAATCAAGAACTGTGTACTGTTTTTGAAGAAATAGCTGACAAGGTTTCAGAAATGCCTGAAACTACTCAAGAAGTTATAGATTTATTTAATTACCTATCAGAGAGTCGGGACTGTACGATGTTTAATCTCCGAAGTAAATCAGCCCATTCTGTTGAGTTAATATTATTCCTTATCGACTATCAGCCACCTACAAATgacgaaattattttgaacacAAGAACTCTCACGTGGCCCAAGGAAATGGAAGCAGTAATGGAATTAGCTAACACCAGATTGAATCTCAGAAAGGAGTTTGTTGAAGGTGTCCTTCGTATACGAAGAGATAATTTTGAGACACGAATTCACAATGTCCAGAATGCGATAGatcagtttaaaaaaaaggacCCACCTGTGCTGACGATGGATGAGATGGAATCAGGAACCGAAGAAATCGAGGAGATTTCAAAACAGATGGCCGAGATTAGGAAAGAAGCGGAGGAGATTAACAGAGAAGAGGCCTTGCTCGACATGGAGCTTAGTCCATACATGATACTTCCAACGATGAGCTCTACTGTAGATGTTTTTGATAGATTATGGCACACCATTACAAATTTCcacaaaaattatgaaaaatggTACTATGGACCATTTAAAGATCTTGATGCTGAAGAGGTTCGAGAAGAAACAGAAAACTCTTGGCGAACTCTCTACAAGTTATCGAGACTTTTAACTGACACACCAGGGGCAAGACGAATCGCCGAGATGGTCAGAGGAAAGGTGGAAAAATTTAAGCAATTTATTCCATTACTACAAACAATTTGTAATCCTGGCTTACAACAACGACACTGGGAGCAAATTAGCCAAgctgttgaaataaaaattattccaaatgCATCAAGCAGTCTAGGAGAAATGGTAGACTTTGGATTACCTGTTTACATCAATCGTTTAGAGGAAATATCTATGTCTGCTACAAAAGAGTAcggacttgaaaaaaatttacaaaagaTGCAGGATGAGTGGTCTGAAGTTTACTTTGACCTAACTCCGTATCGCGAAACTGGTGTTCATATATTGTCTGCCGTTGATGATATCCAAATGCTTTTAGACGACCATATCCTGAAAGCTCAAACAATGAGAGGTTCTCCATACGTCAAGGCCTTTGAACATGTGATGCAAGCTTGGGAAGAAAAGTTAATGTCGATGCAGGATATTATCGACCAATGGTTGTATTATCAGGCAACGTGGATGTACCTCGAACCCATATTTAGCAGCGAGGATATAATGAGGCAAATGCCAACCGAGGCAAAGAATTTCCGAGTTGTTGATAAAATATGGCGGCAAATAATGACATATGTTGCAAGTAATAGGAAAGTTACTGTAGCAACATCGATGCCTGATATGTTAAAGCAGTTCAAGTCAGGGAACACATTGTTGGATGAAATTCAGAAGCGTTTAAACGATTACTTAGAAAAGAAGAGATTATTCTTCCCTAGATTCTTCTTCCTATCCAATGACGAGttgcttgaaattttgtcaGAAACGAAAGACCCTCAAAGGGTTCAGCCACATTTGAAGAAATGCTTTGAAGGAATTTCTAAATTACGCTTTACAAAAGAGCAAGAGATCATTGGAATGCTTTCTGACGAGGATGAGTATGTCCCAATGAGCACAAAAATCTTTCCTGCCGATGCTAAGGGCTTAGTGGAAAAGTGGCTTTCTCAAGTAGAGAAACTGATGAAAGTATCTCTGCGAGATGTTTCGCAGGATAGTATAGCTGCTTATTTCAATACCGTAAGAGAAGTTTGGATCTTATCTTGGCCTGGACAAATCGTACTATGCGGCAGCCAGGTTCACTGGACGAGTGAAGTCTGTGAATCTTTTGAGGCAAATTCCGTTCCTGCATATCTTGCCCAATGCAGTTCTCAAATTGATAAGACTGTAGGCTTGGTTCGTGGAAAATTAGAACCTGGTGCAAGAATTACCCTAAATGCTTTGATTGTCATTGATGTTCATGCCAGAGATGTTGTCAAATTGCTGGTAGAAAAAAAGGTCACCTCTGTGACAGATTTCAATTGGATATCTCAGCTGCGCTACTACTGGATCGATGATAGCATAACTGTTTCAATGATCACAACAGAAGTAGCCTATGCATATGAATATCTAGGAAATTCACCACGCCTAGTAATAACCCCTCTGACAGATAGATGTTATCGCACTTTGATGGGCGCTCTCAAGTTGTATCTTGGGGGAGCGCCCGAAGGGCCTGCTGGTACTGGTAAGACTGAGACATCAAAAGACCTCGCAAAAGCAGTAGCTAAACAATGCGTCGTGTTTAATTGCTCAGACGGCCTTGACTACAAAGCAATGGGAAAATTCTTTAAAGGCCTTGCTCAGTCTGGTGCGTGGTCTTGCTTCGATGAATTCAATCGAATTGAACTTGAGGTACTCTCTGTAATTGCGCAGCAAATTCTGACAATTCAAATGGCAGTTGGTTTGCATCTTGAGAAGTTTATTTTCGAGGGGACTGAAATAAAACTGGATCCGACGTGTAACATTTTCATTACCATGAATCCTGGCTATGCAGGTCGTCAAGAGCTTCCTGATAACTTGAAAGTTCTTTTCCGTACTGTAGCTATGATGGTACCCGACTATGGTATGATTGGGGAAATCACTTTGTATTCGTATGGTTTTATTGACGCTAGAAGTCTTGCCGAGAAGATAGTTCATACTTACAAGTTATGTTCAGAACAGTTAAGCTCACAGTGTCATTATGACTATGGAATGCGAGCTGTAAAAACGGTGCTACTAGCTGCTGGAAATCTGAAACTCAAGTACACATCGCAAAACGAATCCATATTAGTATTAAGAGCTATTGTAGATGTGAATCTTCCAAAATTTCTCGCACAGGATGTGCCTCTGTTCAATGGTATCTACAGCGATTTGTTTCCTGGAATTGATTTACCTCAGCCAGATCGTGTTGAGCTAATTGACTTGCTGAAGGTCAATTgtcaaaaaagaaatttacaaGCAACAGATTGGTTTAttgaaaaagttattcaaatcTATGAAATGATTCTTGTAAGACACGGCCTGATGATAGTCGGTGAACCTATGGGTGGAAAAACACAGGCTTATCAGTCACTAGCTGATTCATTAGGTGATTTATCCACAATGCGACGAGCGACAATGAGAGAGTTTAGGACTGTATATAGAATTATCAACCCCAAGGCAATTACAATGGGCCAATTGTATGGCAGTTTTGATCCTATATCACACGAGTGGAGCGACGGTGTTCTTGCTAACACGTTTCGAGAATATGCTCAGTCGTTGAGTATTGAAAGGAAATGGATTTTATTTGACGGACCGGTAGATGCTGTCtggattgaaaatatgaacacTGTACTGGATGACAACAAAAAGCTTTGTTTAATGTCTGGAGAAATTATCCAAATGTCTAACAGGATGAATTTGATATTTGAACCAGCTGACCTGGAACAGGCCTCACCAGCAACAGTCAGCAGATGTGGAATGATATACATGGAACCTTCTCAGCTTGGTTGGCATCCGTTTTTTGAATCCTacaaaaaacacctcaagGAAAAACTACTGACAGAACAATTCGGCTTGCTAGTTGAACTCGTTGAATGGTTGACTCAGTCAATCTTTGATTTCGTGAGATTGAACTGTAAGACATTCATTGAAACATCAGAACTGCATATGTTCCAT TCATTTACAAGAATGTTAACCACGATGCTTGAAGGAGAGGGACAAGTTAGCACAGTGTGGCTGCAATGCACGCTTTTATTCAGCATGATATGGGGTATGTGTCCCACGCTTGTCAACGACAGTCGTAAACTCTTCGATATATTTTTGCGGAAATTACTGGACGGTGGTATCGAAGAAAATCCAAAACCCAAGGCTTTCAAGTTGACAAAACAGCAACTTTTTCCGGATAAAGGAACAGTTTTTGACTGGGTCtatgataagaaaaataatggcACTTGGATTTCGTGGGCGGATACAACGACGCAG GTACAAATGGCACCAAATGCGAAGGTTGGCGAActaattattcaaacaaacGAAATGTGTATGCAGCGTTTTTTCTTATCATGCCTACTTCCACGAGAAATACCACTTTTATTTGTCGGTCCAACGGGAACAGGAAAATCTGCAATAGTGTTAAACTATTTGGTATCTCTGgctaaagaaaaattcactcaAAATGCAATAAACTTTAGCGCAAGAACAAGCGCATTTCAAACTCAAGAAATAGTTATGTCCAAATTAGATAGACGCAGAAAAGGAGTGTATGGCCCAACTATGGGCAAACAGTGTGTCTTATTTGTAGACGATCTGAGTATGCCACAGAAGGAAGTGTATGGTGCACAACCGCCTATAGAATTATTACGGCAATGGATTGATCATGGATATTGGTTTGACCCAAAAGACACCACCATACTTTACTTAGTTGATATTTTGATGATAGCTGCTATGATTCCACCAGGAGGTGGATCTAATGTAGTAACTTCACGTCTGACTCGCCATATGCATATTATTGGTATTGATTCATTTGATGATTCTACAATGACAAAGATATTTACGTCAATTTTGGACTGGCATCTCGCCAAGGGGTTTGATTCGAATGTTGCCAGACTTGGCAAAATGGTTGTCGCTGCTACAATTGATCTTTTTCATGATGCGATAGAGAACTTTCTACCAACCCCAGCCAAGAGTCATTACACTTTTAGTTTGCGAGACTTTAGTCGAGTGATTAGAGGGATTGTGCTTGTACCATCGTCACGAATGAAAGATCCAGATAAGATGGTGAGACTATGGATCCACGAAGCCTACCGAGTCTTCTATGATCGGCTCATCGATGACAATGACCGTGAAACGTTATTCAAATTAGTTAAAAATGCATGCTACCAGCAATTGCGTCAGTCAGTCGATAAGGTTCTCGGTCATTTCTtggaagaagatgaaaaaatcattacaaaCTCACACATTCGCAAGTTATTCTTTGGAAATTATATGGAGCCTGATGTAGAATCAAAGATTTATGACGAAGTAGTAAACGAAGAGGATTTGCAAGAGAAAATGGAATATTATTTGACTGAGTACAATATCATGGCTAAAACTCCAATGTCTCTAGTACTCTTCAGATATGCTATTGAACATATATCAAGAATTTCTCGCATATTGCTTCAAGATAACGGACACGCGCTTTTGGTTGGCATTGGTGGCTCTGGTCGGAGTTCATGTGCCAGACTGGCAACATTTATGTGTGAATATTTACTTTATCAAGTTGAAATGACCAGAACTTACGGTCGATCTGATTGGAGGGATGATTTGAAAGCTCTTCTATTGAGCGCAGGAGGTGATGGGAAAATTACGGTCTTTCTCTTTGGTGATAACCAGATTAAAGATGAATCTTTCGTAGAAGATATAAATATGATACTTAACACGGGCGATGTGCCAAATTTGTACGCATCTGATGAAAAAGCTGagatacttgaaaaaatgatgaacaCAACACGCGAAGGGACTGGCAAAAAAATGGAAACCACACCAATGGCGTTATATAATTTCTTTATCGAAagagttaaaaataatttacacgTCGTTCTGACCATGTCACCAATTGGAGATGCGTTTAGAAACAGGTTGAGAATGTTTCCTTCGCTCATCAATTGCTGTACCATAGACTGGTACACGGCTTGGCCTGAAGATGCTCTTGAAAAAGTAGCTAAAATGTTCCTCAAGGATCTTGATATTACATCTGAGCTTCGTGAAAAGTCTGTGCTTATTTGTAAACGGTTTCACACTAGTGTGCAAACTGCTAGCGAGGATTATTTTGTTACTCAGCGTAGGAAAAATTATGTTACTCCTACCAGTTTTCTCGAGCTTATCAAGTCCATTCACAAATTGTATGGGCaaaaaatagaacaaattACATTGCAGCAAAACAGGTATGAAGTTGGCTTGGACAAGCTAGATTTCGCCGCTGCGCAAGTCGGAGTAATGCAGGAAGAACTGCATGCTCTGCAACCAAAACTCTTAGCGCAATCACAGCTCAGTGATAAGTTGATGATCAGAGTTGAACAAGATACTGTTACAGTAGAAGCTAAGAAAGAAGTAGTTGCAGCTGACGAAGCTTTGGCCAATGAAGCTGCAGCAGCTGCACAAGCGATAAAAGATGACTGTGAAAGTGATTTGGCAGAGGCGACTCCAGCACTAGAGGCAGCATTATCTGCCCTCAATACACTAAAACCTTCTGATATTGTTATTGTAAAATCTATGAAAAATCCACCAGCTGGAGTGAGGCTTGTCATGGAAGCGGTATGTGTACTTAAGGGTGTTAAACCAGTACCGGTGCAAGATCCAACCACTGGAGGTATAGTAGATGATTACTGGGCAGCATCTATAAAAATGCTTGGTGACatgaaatttcttgaaagtttgaaaacattCAATAAGGACAATATACCGACAgctaatataaaaaaaattcgagaaaaatacaTGAACGACAGAGCTTTTGTGCCGGAGGTGATTAAGAAATCATCTACTGCTTGTGAAGGATTATGCAAGTGGGTGCGAGCGATGGAAGTGTATGACAGGGTAATTAAGGTGGTAGCACCAAAGAAAGCTATGTTAGCTGAAGCTGAAGGAGAGTTGTTGGCGCAGTTGGAAACTTTAAATGCTAAGAGAGCACTGCTGCAGGAAGTGACTGACAAATTGCAATCCCTGAATGATGAATTTGCCGAATGCATGCgggaaaagaagaaactaGAGGACCTCATTGATCATTGCATGCAAAAATTAGACAGAGCTGAAAAACTACTAGGTGGACTTGGCGGGGAAAAAACAAGATGGAGCGAAACAGCTGCTGCTCTCGGTGAGAGTCTTGGAAGTGTAATTGGCGATGTGATACTAGGTTCTGGCATAATTGCCTACCTCGGTGCTTTTACTATTGAGTATCGTAACAGTTTAATTAAACAATGGCATGAATCTTGTTCTAAATTACGAATTCCATGCGATTTGGATTTCGGTCTAGTTAAAATCCTTGGTGAACCGGTCGAGATTAGGGCTTGGATGATCCATGGCTTGCCAGCAGACACTTTCTCTGTAGAGAATgctattattgtaaaaaatgcaaatcGGTGGCCGCTCATGATTGATCCTCAGGGACAAGCTAACAAGTGggtgaaaaatatggaaaaacagaataaattgaatattatcaAGTTAACAGACCCAAATTACGTTAGAATTATGGAATTGGCCATTCAGTACGGCAATCCAGTATTACTAGAAAATATACTTGAAGAGATCGATGCCATTCTAGAGCCAGTGCtagtaaaaaatatctacaaaCAACAAGGAGTAACGTATATGAAATTTGGAGAGAACGTTATCGAGTATCATACAGATTTTCGATTCTACATAACCACACGGCTTCGTAATCCTCATTATTTGCCAGAAGTAGCAGTTAAAGTGAGCCTTCTTAATTTTATGATAACACCGCAAGGACTTCAGGATCAGCTGCTCGGTATTGTAGTTGCTAAGGATCTACCTGTgctggaggaaaaaaagaatcaattGATCATTGAAGGTGCTAATAATAAGCGGATTctaaaagaaattgaagacAAAATCTTGGAAGTTCTCTCCACATCTGAAGGCAATATCCTGGAAGATGAAACGGCTGTAAAAATACTATCATCTTCAAAAGTTCTCTCCGCTGAGATTCAAGCAAAGCAGGCTGCGGCAATGAAAACAACACTAGAGATTGATGATGCTCGTAATAAGTACAAACCTGTTTCATTCCATGGagctgttttatttttctgtatatCAGAATTGGCTAATATTGATCCAATGTACCAGTATTCTTTGGCGTGGTTCATCCATTTATACACTATGGCGATTCTCAACAGTGAGAAGTCTGTTGAACTAAATACACGAATGAAGAATTTAAATACATACTTTACAGCTAGTATATACAGAAATGTTTGTCGATCTTTATTTGAAAAAGATAagttaatattttcttttgttttgtgCATCGGCCTTATGCGCGCCGATAATAAAGTGGAGGAGGATCTTTGGGTCTTTCTGTTAACTGGTGGTGTAACGCTACAAAACCCTTATAAGAATCCAGCTCCATCCTGGCTCTCAGAAAAATCCTGGTCCGAAGTAGTGAGATCATCACGGTTGACCGGGCTTGGAGAATTCCAATCTTCGGTTGAAAATCGTACGTCAGATTGGAAGGCATTCTACGACCTTGCAGACCCTCAGGATCACCCTCTCCCATCACCCTTTACGAATGAAGTACACACCCTGAGTAAACTTGTCATATTGAGATGCATAAGACCTGATAAAATCGTATCTGCTGTTCAGACATTTATTACTCATCACATGGGTCAATCATTTATCGAACCGCCACCGTTTGATCTACAAGATTCGTACAATGACTCCAGTAATATTTCGCCtttggtttttattttgtctCCTGGATCTGACCCAATGGCTGGCCTGATCAAGTTCGCCGAAGACAGAGGAATCCAAACGAAAAATCTTATGACAATTTCTTTGGGTCAAGGTCAGGGACCAATTGCAGCTGGAATGATAAAcaaaggtataaaaaatggGGAATGGGTTGTTTTGCAAAACTGTCACCTGGCTGAGAGTTGGATGAAAGAATTGGACAGAATCTGTGACGAAGTCATAATACCTGAAAATACGCATCCCAAATTTCGAATATGGCTAACGAGTTACCCTTCCAAAGCATTCCCTGTTTCCATACTACAAAATGGTGTCAAAATGACGAATGAAGCACCCAAAGgcttgaaacaaaatttactcAGAAGCTATCTTAACGACCCAATTTCagacatgaaattttttaataattgctACAAAATAAGTGAATGGCGGACCTTGCTATTTTCGTTATGTTTCTTCCATGCTGTAGTCCAAGAAAGACGAAAATTTGGACCCCTTGGATGGAATATTCCATATGAATTCAATGAGTCAGACTTGCGGATCAGTGTTTTACAGTTGCAG ATGTTTTTGAACGAATATCAAGAAGTTCCATTTGAAGCGCTGCTCTATCTCACTGGAGAATGTAATTATGGCGGTCGTGTTACTGATGACAAGGATCGTCGATTAATGAGCTCTCTTCTCCAGAATTACTACTGCGAAGCAGCCCTAAAAGACCCTGA GTACTCCTTTTCTGCAAGTGGAATGTATCACCTACCACCAAATACAGACATGGCTGGATGCTTACAGTATATTCGCAGCCTACCAATAAATCAGCTGCCTGAAGTATATGGACTACATGCTAATGCCGACATTACTAAGGATAATAAGGAAACTTCGCAACTATTAGCAGGAGTGCTGCTTACACAGACGCAAATAAGTGGTGGAACTGGTGACGGAGATACCGGTGAGATGGTTATTAATCTTGCAGAAACGATTCTTTCCTCGATGCcaccgcagtttgatgtagaATATGTAGCGCGGAAGTATCCTGTGCTATATTCTAATAGTATGAATACAGTTCTGCGGCAAGAATTGATTAGATTCAACCGACTCACCGAAGTGATTAAAAGCACTTTAAAGAATGTGCAAAAAGCAATTAGAGGGCAGGTAGTGATGTCAGAATCGTTGGAAGAGGTTTACATTAACATGAACATCGGCAAAGTGCCAGCCTGCTGGGACAAAAAGTCTTATCCCTCACTGAAACCACTTGGGAGTTATATTACTGATCTGCTCGCGCGTTtggaatttttgcaaaaatggaTCGAAAACGATGCTCCTGTCGTATTCTGGCTGTCTGGATTCTTCTTCACTCAATCTTTCCTAACTGGTGTACTACAGAATTTTGCTCGGAAACATAAAATACCAATCGATCATCTTGATTTCGAATTCAAAGTTACGAAGTTTGAGAAAAGTACTGATGAACCACCGTCCTATGGAGTTTACACACAG GGATTATTCCTGGAAGGTGCACGTTGGGATAGAAAGCTAATGGCACTGAACGAATCTCTGGCTAAGATAATGTTTGACGTTGTGCCAATAATATGGCTAATGCCAGGCAAAAAGATTGAGTTCAAGGAACTCCCGGTTTACCATTGCCCTGTCTATAAGACGAGCGCAAGACGAGGAGTTCTGGCCACTACAGGGCATTCGTCCAACTTTGtcatgtatattttattaacatcAAACCACCCGGAAACCCATTGGATTAATCGTGGAGTCGCGTGCCTTTGTCAACTGGACGACTAG